One Pseudomonas sp. FP1742 genomic window carries:
- a CDS encoding adenylosuccinate synthase, with product MGKNVVVLGTQWGDEGKGKIVDLLTEHAAAVVRYQGGHNAGHTLVIDGEKTVLHLIPSGVLREGVQCLIGNGVVVAPDALLREIIKLEEKGVPVRERLRISPSCPLILSYHVALDQAREKARGELKIGTTGRGIGPAYEDKVARRGLRIGDLFHRERFAAKLGELLDYHNFVLVNYYKEPAIDFQKTLDECMEYAELLKPMMLDVTAELHNLRRDGKDIMFEGAQGSLLDIDHGTYPYVTSSNTTAGGIATGSGFGPMYLDYILGITKAYTTRVGSGPFPTELFDDVGAFLAKRGHEFGATTGRARRCGWFDAVILRRAIDVNSISGLCLTKLDVLDGLETINICVGYKNQDGAVIDAPTDADSYIGLEPVYEQMPGWTESTVGAKTLEELPQAARNYIKRVEELVGAPIDIISTGPDRNETIVLRHPFA from the coding sequence ATGGGTAAGAATGTCGTAGTCCTGGGCACCCAATGGGGTGATGAGGGCAAAGGCAAGATCGTTGATCTGCTGACCGAACATGCTGCCGCCGTAGTGCGCTACCAAGGTGGCCACAACGCTGGCCACACCCTGGTGATCGACGGCGAAAAAACCGTCTTGCACCTGATTCCGTCGGGCGTGCTGCGCGAAGGCGTGCAGTGCCTGATCGGTAACGGCGTGGTGGTTGCACCCGATGCCCTGCTGCGGGAAATCATCAAGCTGGAAGAGAAAGGCGTACCGGTGCGCGAGCGCCTGCGTATCAGCCCGTCCTGCCCGCTGATCCTGTCCTACCACGTAGCGCTGGACCAGGCCCGTGAAAAGGCCCGTGGCGAGCTGAAGATCGGCACCACCGGTCGCGGCATCGGCCCGGCTTACGAAGACAAGGTTGCCCGTCGCGGTCTGCGCATCGGTGACCTGTTCCACCGCGAGCGTTTCGCCGCCAAGCTGGGCGAGTTGCTGGATTACCACAACTTCGTACTGGTCAATTACTACAAAGAGCCTGCGATCGACTTCCAGAAGACACTCGACGAGTGCATGGAATACGCCGAGCTGCTCAAACCGATGATGCTCGACGTCACCGCCGAACTGCATAACCTGCGTCGCGACGGCAAAGACATCATGTTCGAAGGCGCCCAGGGCTCCCTGCTGGACATCGACCACGGTACCTACCCATACGTGACCAGCTCCAACACCACCGCGGGCGGCATCGCTACCGGTTCGGGTTTTGGTCCGATGTACCTGGATTACATCCTCGGCATCACCAAGGCCTACACCACCCGTGTCGGTTCGGGTCCGTTCCCGACTGAGCTGTTCGATGACGTAGGTGCTTTCCTCGCCAAGCGTGGTCACGAGTTCGGCGCTACCACCGGTCGTGCCCGTCGTTGCGGCTGGTTCGACGCCGTCATCCTGCGTCGCGCCATCGACGTCAACAGCATTTCGGGCCTGTGCCTGACCAAGCTGGACGTGCTGGACGGTCTGGAAACCATCAACATCTGCGTAGGCTACAAGAACCAGGATGGTGCGGTGATCGACGCACCGACTGACGCCGATAGCTACATCGGCCTGGAGCCGGTGTACGAGCAAATGCCAGGCTGGACCGAATCCACCGTCGGTGCCAAGACCCTGGAAGAGCTGCCTCAGGCTGCACGCAACTACATCAAACGCGTTGAAGAGTTGGTCGGTGCGCCGATCGACATTATTTCGACGGGCCCGGACCGCAACGAAACCATCGTTCTGCGTCACCCGTTCGCTTAA
- a CDS encoding ATP phosphoribosyltransferase regulatory subunit, producing MATVDRWLLPDGIEEVLPPEAARIEVARRQVLDLFQSWGYEFVVTPHIEYLESLLTGAGQDLDLRTFKVIDPQSGRQMGFRADITPQVARIDAHTLRREGPSRLCYAGSVLHAQPRALSSSRSPIQLGAELYGDASPSSDVEVISLMLAMLQLADVPDVHMDLGHVGIYRGLARAAGLSGEVEQQLFDALQRKAIDEVITLTEGLPADLSGMLRALVDLCGGREVLSAARERLANAPAAVLAALDDLLAIAERLSTRFPELPLYFDLGELRGYHYHTGVVFAVFVPGVGQSIAQGGRYDDIGADFGRARPATGFSTDLKTLVTLGRAEIELPSGGIWMPDSTDAALWQQVCQLRSEGQRVVQALPGQPLAAAREADCDRQLIQQNGLWQVSPLAS from the coding sequence ATGGCAACGGTAGACCGCTGGCTGCTGCCAGATGGCATCGAAGAAGTACTGCCACCGGAGGCTGCGCGCATTGAAGTTGCGCGTCGCCAGGTGTTGGATCTGTTCCAGAGCTGGGGTTACGAGTTTGTCGTGACCCCCCATATCGAGTACCTGGAATCCCTGCTGACCGGCGCAGGCCAGGACCTCGATCTGCGCACCTTCAAGGTCATCGACCCGCAGTCGGGTCGGCAGATGGGTTTCCGTGCCGACATCACGCCACAAGTGGCACGCATCGATGCGCACACCCTGCGTCGCGAAGGCCCGAGCCGTCTGTGCTATGCCGGTAGCGTGCTGCATGCTCAGCCGCGTGCCTTGTCGTCCTCGCGCAGCCCGATTCAACTGGGCGCCGAGTTGTACGGCGATGCCAGCCCGAGCAGCGACGTGGAAGTCATCAGCCTGATGCTGGCCATGCTGCAACTGGCCGATGTGCCGGATGTACACATGGACCTCGGTCATGTCGGCATCTACCGTGGCCTGGCCCGTGCCGCCGGTTTGTCCGGCGAAGTCGAGCAACAGTTGTTCGATGCTTTGCAACGTAAAGCCATCGACGAGGTCATTACCTTGACCGAAGGCCTGCCTGCCGATTTGTCGGGCATGCTGCGGGCGCTGGTCGACCTGTGTGGCGGGCGTGAAGTGTTGAGTGCTGCCCGCGAGCGTCTGGCCAATGCGCCAGCGGCTGTTCTGGCGGCGCTGGACGACTTGCTGGCCATTGCCGAACGCCTGTCCACGCGTTTTCCGGAGTTGCCGTTGTACTTCGACCTGGGCGAGTTGCGCGGCTACCACTACCACACCGGTGTGGTGTTCGCTGTGTTCGTACCGGGTGTCGGCCAGTCCATCGCTCAGGGCGGTCGTTACGACGACATCGGCGCCGACTTCGGCCGCGCCCGTCCGGCGACGGGTTTCTCCACCGATTTGAAAACCCTGGTGACCCTGGGGCGTGCTGAGATCGAGTTACCGTCTGGCGGTATCTGGATGCCTGACAGTACGGATGCAGCACTCTGGCAGCAGGTTTGCCAGTTGCGCAGTGAGGGTCAGCGTGTCGTTCAGGCATTGCCTGGGCAACCTTTGGCCGCCGCCCGTGAAGCGGACTGCGACCGGCAATTGATTCAGCAGAACGGGCTTTGGCAAGTATCGCCACTGGCTTCTTGA